Proteins from a single region of Streptomyces spinoverrucosus:
- a CDS encoding SCO family protein encodes MRKKTFTAAALLAAATLTLSACGGGGDDGNSPVSVVSEDAGSRKAATVLDQPFEKPDLVLTDTKGEKYDLRKETAGKPTLIYFGYTNCPDVCPLTMNNIAVAKTKLPKAQQDELRIVFVTTDPDRDTPAALGKWLKGIDPQVVGLTGDFDTIQAGARTLGISIEPPHKEKGKIVSTHGTQVVAFSPKTDAGYVLYGEDATVDDYIKDLPKLVKGEKP; translated from the coding sequence ATGCGCAAGAAGACGTTCACGGCGGCCGCGCTGCTCGCCGCCGCCACCCTGACCCTGTCCGCCTGCGGCGGCGGGGGCGACGACGGCAACTCGCCCGTCTCCGTCGTCTCCGAGGACGCCGGCTCCCGCAAGGCGGCCACCGTCCTCGACCAGCCGTTCGAGAAGCCGGATCTGGTACTGACGGACACGAAGGGCGAGAAGTACGACCTCCGCAAGGAGACCGCGGGCAAGCCGACGCTGATCTACTTCGGCTACACCAACTGCCCCGACGTCTGCCCGCTGACGATGAACAACATCGCCGTCGCCAAGACCAAGCTGCCCAAGGCGCAGCAGGACGAGCTGCGGATCGTGTTCGTCACCACCGACCCCGACCGGGACACCCCGGCCGCGCTCGGCAAGTGGCTCAAGGGCATCGATCCCCAAGTCGTCGGCCTGACCGGCGACTTCGACACCATCCAGGCCGGCGCCCGCACGCTCGGCATCTCGATCGAGCCGCCGCACAAGGAGAAGGGCAAGATCGTCTCCACGCACGGCACGCAGGTCGTCGCGTTCTCACCGAAGACCGACGCGGGTTACGTCCTCTACGGCGAGGACGCCACCGTCGACGACTACATCAAGGACCTCCCCAAGCTCGTCAAGGGGGAGAAGCCGTGA
- a CDS encoding YcnI family copper-binding membrane protein: protein MKASRLAAAGAVAVSAVVVLSTPCFAHVTVQPEGTAAKGGYAVVDFKVPNERDNASTTKLEVSFPTEHPLSSVMPEPVPGWKVEVTKSKLDKPIESHGHQITEAVSKVTWTSDGKGIEPGYFQKFPVSVGALPEDADELVFKAIQTYSNDEVVRWIEVPQEGQEEPENPAPVLELSAAEGDHHGSSGSEKPSDEPSDDASAAAANTTAEAAEPADSTDTTARVLGVVGIVVGAAGVAYGVLAGRRRDTAA, encoded by the coding sequence ATGAAGGCTTCCCGTCTCGCCGCCGCCGGTGCCGTCGCCGTCTCGGCCGTCGTCGTCCTGTCCACCCCCTGCTTCGCGCACGTCACCGTGCAGCCCGAGGGCACGGCCGCCAAGGGCGGCTACGCGGTCGTCGACTTCAAGGTCCCCAACGAGCGCGACAACGCCTCGACCACCAAGCTGGAGGTCAGCTTCCCGACCGAGCACCCGCTGTCCTCGGTGATGCCGGAGCCGGTGCCGGGCTGGAAGGTCGAGGTCACCAAGTCCAAGCTGGACAAGCCGATCGAGTCGCACGGCCACCAGATCACCGAGGCGGTCAGCAAGGTCACCTGGACCTCCGACGGCAAGGGCATCGAGCCGGGCTACTTCCAGAAGTTCCCGGTCTCCGTGGGCGCGCTGCCCGAGGACGCCGACGAGCTCGTCTTCAAGGCGATCCAGACGTACTCCAACGACGAGGTCGTGCGCTGGATCGAGGTGCCGCAGGAGGGCCAGGAGGAGCCGGAGAACCCGGCGCCCGTGCTGGAGCTGTCCGCCGCCGAGGGCGACCACCACGGTTCGTCGGGGTCCGAGAAGCCCTCCGACGAGCCTTCTGACGACGCCTCGGCCGCCGCCGCCAACACCACCGCCGAGGCCGCCGAGCCGGCCGACAGCACCGACACCACCGCCCGCGTCCTCGGCGTCGTCGGCATCGTCGTCGGCGCGGCCGGTGTGGCGTACGGCGTCCTGGCCGGCCGTCGGCGCGACACCGCCGCCTGA
- a CDS encoding ATP-binding protein: protein MSIWWSLHLRREAASVPLARRLLLGTMETAGVDPDVSYDLSVALTEACANAVEHGGDAAHGRSSGAYRVTAYLDGEKCRIEVTDSGPGFARPHPRPLPARTDAEHGRGLCLIEELADHVHIGNNPGRDGAVVSFDKILKWREDAPLMTAS from the coding sequence ATGAGCATCTGGTGGTCACTCCATCTGCGGCGCGAGGCCGCGAGCGTGCCGCTCGCCCGGCGCCTGCTGCTCGGCACGATGGAGACGGCGGGTGTCGACCCCGACGTCTCGTACGACCTCTCCGTCGCCCTCACCGAGGCCTGCGCGAACGCCGTGGAGCACGGCGGGGACGCCGCGCACGGCCGCTCCTCGGGGGCGTACCGGGTCACCGCCTACCTGGACGGCGAGAAGTGCCGCATCGAGGTCACCGACTCCGGTCCGGGCTTCGCCCGCCCGCACCCGCGCCCGCTGCCCGCCCGTACCGACGCCGAACACGGCCGCGGCCTGTGCCTCATCGAGGAACTCGCCGACCACGTCCACATCGGCAACAACCCCGGCCGGGACGGAGCCGTGGTGAGCTTCGACAAGATCCTCAAGTGGAGAGAGGACGCGCCGCTGATGACGGCGTCCTGA
- a CDS encoding aminopeptidase P family protein — protein MTVAEELPETPVDASEEEPIKQRKNGLYPGVSDELAENMKTGWADTELHDLEPVPQAAETAARRAALSARFPGDRLVIPAGNLKTRSNDTDYPFRASVEYAYLTGNQTEDGVLVLEPVADGHEATIYLLPRSDRENGEFWLDGHGELWVGRRHSLVEAEKRYGIPASDVRELADKLREATGPVRVVRGYDAGVEAALTDKVTAERDEELRVFLSEARLVKDEFEIGELQKAVDSTVRGFEDVVKVLDKAEATSERYIEGTFFLRARVEGNDVGYGSICAAGPHACTLHWVRNDGPVRSGDLLLLDAGVETHTYYTADVTRTLPINGRFSEIQRKIYDAVYEAQEAGIAAVRPGAKYRDFHDAAQRVLAEKLVEWGLVEGPVERVLELGLQRRWTLHGTGHMLGMDVHDCAAARTETYVDGVLEPGMCLTVEPGLYFQADDLTVPEEYRGIGVRIEDDILVTEDGNRNLSAALPRRSDDVEAWMAGLKG, from the coding sequence ATGACCGTGGCCGAAGAGCTCCCGGAGACCCCGGTGGATGCTTCTGAGGAAGAGCCCATCAAACAGCGCAAGAACGGCCTGTACCCGGGCGTGTCCGACGAGCTGGCCGAGAACATGAAGACCGGCTGGGCCGACACCGAGCTGCACGACCTGGAGCCGGTCCCCCAGGCCGCCGAGACCGCCGCCCGCCGCGCCGCGCTCTCCGCACGCTTCCCGGGCGATCGCCTGGTCATCCCCGCGGGCAACCTGAAGACCCGCTCGAACGACACCGACTACCCGTTCCGGGCGTCGGTCGAGTACGCATACCTCACCGGCAACCAGACCGAGGACGGTGTCCTGGTCCTGGAGCCGGTCGCCGACGGTCACGAGGCGACGATCTACCTGCTGCCGCGTTCCGACCGCGAGAACGGCGAGTTCTGGCTGGACGGCCACGGCGAGCTGTGGGTCGGGCGCCGGCACTCGCTCGTCGAGGCGGAGAAGCGGTACGGCATCCCCGCGTCGGACGTCCGCGAACTGGCCGACAAGCTGCGCGAGGCGACCGGTCCGGTGCGGGTCGTACGGGGGTACGACGCCGGTGTCGAGGCCGCGCTGACCGACAAGGTCACCGCCGAGCGGGACGAGGAGCTGCGGGTCTTCCTGTCCGAGGCGCGGCTGGTCAAGGACGAGTTCGAGATCGGCGAGCTGCAGAAGGCCGTCGACTCGACCGTGCGCGGCTTCGAGGACGTCGTGAAGGTCCTCGACAAGGCGGAGGCGACCTCCGAGCGGTACATCGAGGGCACGTTCTTCCTCCGCGCGCGTGTGGAGGGCAACGACGTCGGCTACGGCTCCATCTGCGCGGCCGGGCCGCACGCCTGCACGCTGCACTGGGTGCGCAACGACGGCCCGGTGCGGTCGGGTGACCTGCTGCTGCTGGACGCGGGCGTGGAGACGCACACGTACTACACCGCGGACGTGACGCGGACGCTGCCGATCAACGGGCGGTTCAGCGAGATCCAGCGGAAGATCTACGACGCGGTGTACGAGGCCCAGGAGGCCGGGATCGCGGCGGTGCGGCCGGGCGCGAAGTACCGGGACTTCCATGACGCGGCGCAGCGGGTGCTGGCCGAGAAGCTCGTCGAGTGGGGGCTGGTCGAGGGGCCGGTCGAGCGGGTGCTGGAGCTGGGGCTGCAGCGCAGGTGGACGCTGCACGGCACGGGACACATGCTCGGCATGGACGTCCACGACTGCGCCGCCGCGCGCACGGAGACGTACGTGGACGGTGTCCTCGAGCCCGGGATGTGCCTGACGGTGGAGCCGGGGCTGTACTTCCAGGCCGACGATCTGACCGTGCCGGAGGAGTACCGGGGCATCGGTGTGCGGATCGAGGACGACATTCTGGTGACGGAGGACGGGAACCGGAACCTGTCGGCGGCGTTGCCGCGCCGGTCCGACGACGTCGAGGCGTGGATGGCCGGGCTCAAGGGCTGA
- a CDS encoding PP2C family protein-serine/threonine phosphatase — MLDISSRVRVHVETLLAAQNAMGVCDAFEQNAPAGKPDAMNAPHPPKVAGIDSTVPAPAHTVAPSSPTASAVTTGPGALLQDRLAGWVSDLTTLHELTERLARTDTLADALQELLRAGAALVGARRGLVVLEPADGLGPRSTIGLGLAPADLGHIETVPPGSMPYGDLLDAPVGPPGGVREIVRPDLFAEDGLDPRHREVARRLGYAASYALPLTADAAGRLGAAVWLYDEPAEPVERQRHLVGLYARYAGAHLARLLEVERTRACMATISEELLPSRLPRVSGVQLAARHRTGPRGGGDWYDALPLPDAALGLAVGSVTGSGPSAVAAMGRLRASLRAYAVMEGEDPVAVLSDLELLLRLTEPARSATALFAYAEPALHKITLAGAGHCPPLLIGERRTEFVETSVSAPLGMLACWEAPSVEVQAEPGETVLLYTDGLLQRTGDPVDRAFARLHAAAAGLPRAKRRDPDALVDHVLRTVLPEGLDSADSEEDVVLLAARFE, encoded by the coding sequence ATGCTGGACATCTCCTCACGAGTGCGTGTACATGTGGAGACACTGCTAGCGGCGCAAAATGCCATGGGGGTTTGCGATGCTTTTGAGCAAAACGCACCGGCCGGAAAGCCGGATGCCATGAACGCCCCGCACCCTCCGAAAGTGGCCGGAATCGATTCAACGGTTCCGGCACCGGCACACACTGTCGCGCCCTCCTCCCCGACCGCCTCCGCCGTCACCACCGGCCCCGGCGCCCTGTTGCAGGACCGGCTCGCCGGCTGGGTCTCGGACCTCACCACGCTGCACGAACTCACCGAACGCCTGGCCCGTACGGACACCCTGGCCGACGCGCTCCAGGAACTGCTGCGCGCCGGCGCGGCCCTGGTCGGCGCCCGGCGCGGTCTCGTCGTACTGGAACCGGCCGACGGCCTCGGCCCGCGCAGCACCATTGGTCTGGGCCTCGCCCCGGCGGATCTCGGACACATCGAGACCGTGCCGCCCGGTTCCATGCCGTACGGCGATCTGCTGGACGCCCCGGTGGGCCCGCCGGGCGGCGTCCGGGAGATCGTCCGGCCCGATCTGTTCGCCGAGGACGGCCTCGACCCCCGCCACCGCGAGGTGGCCCGCCGCCTCGGCTATGCCGCCAGCTACGCCCTCCCCCTGACCGCCGACGCCGCGGGCCGCCTGGGCGCCGCCGTGTGGCTCTACGACGAACCCGCCGAGCCGGTCGAACGGCAGCGCCACCTCGTCGGCCTGTACGCCCGCTACGCCGGCGCGCACCTCGCCCGGCTGCTCGAGGTCGAGCGCACGCGCGCGTGCATGGCGACCATCTCCGAGGAGCTGCTCCCCTCCCGGCTCCCCCGCGTCAGTGGCGTCCAGCTCGCCGCCCGGCACCGCACCGGCCCGCGCGGCGGCGGCGACTGGTACGACGCGCTGCCGCTGCCGGACGCGGCCCTCGGCCTCGCCGTCGGGTCCGTCACCGGGTCGGGTCCCAGCGCGGTCGCCGCGATGGGGCGGCTGCGGGCCTCCCTGCGCGCGTACGCCGTGATGGAGGGCGAGGACCCGGTCGCCGTGCTGTCCGACCTGGAGCTGCTGCTCCGGCTGACCGAGCCCGCCCGTTCGGCCACCGCCCTGTTCGCCTATGCCGAGCCCGCCCTGCACAAGATCACGCTGGCCGGGGCCGGGCACTGCCCGCCGCTGCTGATCGGGGAGCGGCGCACGGAGTTCGTGGAGACGTCGGTCTCGGCGCCGCTGGGGATGCTCGCCTGCTGGGAGGCGCCCAGCGTGGAGGTGCAGGCGGAGCCCGGAGAGACGGTTCTGCTGTACACCGACGGGCTGCTCCAGCGCACCGGCGACCCCGTGGACCGCGCGTTCGCCCGGCTGCACGCGGCGGCGGCCGGATTGCCGCGGGCCAAGCGCCGGGATCCGGACGCGCTCGTCGACCATGTCCTGCGGACCGTGCTGCCGGAGGGGCTGGACTCGGCGGACAGCGAGGAGGACGTGGTGCTGCTGGCGGCGCGCTTCGAGTGA
- a CDS encoding bifunctional DNA primase/polymerase → MREILGRRRRLLSRRNEGRPEVISAALTFAAEWKWPVLPGVTVDPQGRARCGCPDPECTVPGAHPFDPGLLAATTDERMVRWWWTNRPTAPIILATGDKAPCAVSLPAPAAARALAALDRTGMRLGPVLASRTRWAVLVRPYSMEQLGELLYAKDFVPGSLRFHGQGGYLALPPSETGQGQIRWERAPLPGSAAPWVPDVEAVVDAVVDALTRTGVSAPEF, encoded by the coding sequence ATGCGCGAGATCCTCGGAAGGCGACGCAGGCTCCTGTCCAGGCGGAACGAGGGGAGGCCTGAGGTGATCAGCGCGGCCCTGACCTTCGCGGCGGAATGGAAATGGCCCGTACTGCCGGGCGTCACGGTGGACCCGCAGGGCCGGGCCCGCTGCGGCTGCCCCGACCCGGAGTGCACGGTGCCAGGCGCGCACCCCTTCGACCCCGGGCTGCTCGCGGCCACCACCGACGAGCGCATGGTGCGCTGGTGGTGGACCAACCGGCCCACGGCGCCGATCATCCTGGCCACCGGCGACAAGGCCCCTTGCGCGGTCAGCCTGCCGGCGCCCGCTGCCGCGCGCGCCCTGGCCGCACTGGACCGCACCGGGATGCGCCTCGGCCCGGTCCTCGCCTCCCGCACCCGCTGGGCCGTGCTCGTCCGGCCGTACTCCATGGAACAACTCGGCGAACTGCTCTACGCCAAGGACTTCGTCCCCGGCTCCCTGCGCTTCCACGGCCAGGGCGGCTACCTCGCGCTGCCGCCGTCCGAGACCGGCCAGGGGCAGATCCGCTGGGAGCGCGCGCCGCTGCCCGGCTCGGCCGCTCCGTGGGTGCCCGACGTCGAGGCCGTGGTGGACGCCGTGGTCGACGCCCTCACTCGGACGGGTGTGAGCGCGCCCGAGTTCTGA
- a CDS encoding DUF5926 family protein, whose translation MAKKRPQTKATRPQLTDEEIPVVGAREPCPCGSGRRYKACHGRAAAQAATELVHRPFEGLPGECDWVALRELVPAATAELTLKEGLPEGVPSVTLATVLPMAWPALRRDDGSVLLGLQNDTASGDISRDLADTLLRALEAQPGTPVKGRRAPADGPRLQDLLDPKAPFEPVVHPGFEFWVPDPENATPDVTASLERANAAAIPTVKLQGVDAAYWCETPEKNHLRWVMPHLEERLLDALARLHAAGRSSLGEGTRLVGSFRAHGLTVPVWDLPSGVTADDIEKPAAEFAERLAAALATDAPLTADERRARGGLTNRQVTLS comes from the coding sequence ATGGCCAAGAAGCGACCCCAGACGAAGGCCACGCGCCCGCAGCTCACGGACGAAGAGATCCCGGTGGTCGGCGCCCGTGAGCCCTGCCCCTGCGGTAGCGGACGCCGCTACAAGGCGTGCCACGGCCGGGCCGCGGCACAGGCCGCGACCGAGCTGGTGCACCGCCCGTTCGAGGGGCTGCCCGGCGAGTGCGACTGGGTCGCCCTGCGCGAGCTGGTCCCGGCGGCCACCGCCGAGCTGACCCTGAAGGAGGGCCTCCCCGAGGGTGTCCCCTCGGTCACCCTCGCCACGGTCCTGCCGATGGCCTGGCCCGCCCTGCGCCGCGACGACGGCTCGGTCCTGCTCGGCCTGCAGAACGACACCGCGTCGGGCGACATCAGCCGCGACCTCGCCGACACCCTGCTGCGCGCGCTCGAGGCGCAGCCCGGCACCCCGGTGAAGGGCCGCCGCGCCCCCGCCGACGGGCCCCGGCTGCAGGACCTGCTGGACCCCAAGGCCCCGTTCGAGCCCGTCGTCCACCCCGGCTTCGAGTTCTGGGTACCGGACCCGGAGAACGCCACGCCGGACGTGACCGCGTCCCTGGAGCGGGCCAACGCCGCCGCCATCCCGACGGTCAAGCTTCAGGGCGTGGACGCGGCGTACTGGTGCGAGACGCCGGAGAAGAACCACCTGCGCTGGGTCATGCCGCACCTGGAGGAGCGGCTTCTGGACGCTCTGGCGCGGCTGCACGCGGCCGGCCGGTCCAGCCTCGGCGAGGGCACCCGGCTCGTCGGCTCCTTCCGGGCGCACGGTCTGACCGTGCCGGTGTGGGACCTGCCGAGCGGTGTCACCGCCGACGACATCGAGAAGCCGGCGGCCGAGTTCGCCGAGCGGCTCGCCGCGGCGCTGGCCACGGACGCGCCGCTCACCGCGGACGAGCGCCGCGCGCGCGGAGGCCTGACCAACCGACAGGTCACCCTCAGCTGA
- a CDS encoding ATP-binding protein → MRRRTWIGRFPVQANGASTPWRGAKEVSGVALVVAQEVPTSSSMAVPHGPAGVGKARHRMRDQLRRGGVAESVIDDAVLILSELLSNACKHGRPLGDALAGDGDVRAAWRVDPGGRLVVEVTDGGGPTRPAPATPSVTAHGGRGLNIITALADDWGVRDDTRGEVTVWVVVHDGVHDPGAAHRRDDFATRVTAPPVSAIPELDFADAFDDLD, encoded by the coding sequence ATGCGTCGCCGGACGTGGATTGGCCGGTTTCCGGTACAGGCCAATGGGGCATCCACACCGTGGCGTGGGGCGAAGGAGGTCTCGGGGGTGGCGTTGGTGGTGGCACAGGAGGTGCCCACGTCGTCGAGCATGGCCGTACCCCATGGCCCTGCGGGCGTGGGCAAGGCGCGGCACCGGATGCGCGATCAGTTGCGCAGAGGTGGCGTGGCGGAATCGGTCATCGACGATGCCGTACTGATCCTTTCCGAACTTTTGAGCAACGCGTGCAAACACGGCCGACCACTGGGCGACGCCCTGGCCGGGGACGGTGACGTCCGGGCCGCGTGGCGCGTGGACCCGGGCGGCAGGCTGGTCGTGGAGGTGACGGACGGCGGCGGACCGACCCGTCCGGCCCCGGCGACCCCCTCGGTCACCGCACACGGCGGCCGCGGGCTGAACATCATCACGGCGCTGGCCGACGACTGGGGCGTACGGGACGACACCCGGGGCGAGGTCACCGTCTGGGTCGTGGTCCACGACGGCGTGCACGATCCCGGTGCGGCGCACCGGCGCGACGACTTCGCTACGCGTGTCACGGCCCCGCCGGTCTCGGCCATACCCGAGCTGGACTTCGCGGACGCGTTCGACGACCTGGACTGA
- a CDS encoding glycerophosphodiester phosphodiesterase, whose translation MTHARQHRIQVVAHRGASEDAPEHTLAAYRKAIEDGADALECDVRLTADGHLVCVHDRRIDRTSNGRGAVSALELADLAALDFGSWKYRGSLHHRDEEPDWVHRPEDPAETSVLTLERLLTLVADAGRRVELAIETKHPTRWAGQVEERLLTLLKRFGLDAPAAPEESAVRVMSFSARSLQRVRAASPALPTVYLMQFVSPRLRDGRLPVGVRIAGPSIRIVRSHPLFVERLKRAGHQVHVWTVNEPADVDLCVDLGVDAIITNRPRAVLDQLGR comes from the coding sequence GTGACCCACGCACGACAGCACCGGATCCAGGTCGTCGCCCACCGCGGCGCCTCCGAGGACGCCCCCGAGCACACCCTGGCCGCATACCGGAAGGCGATCGAGGACGGGGCGGACGCTCTGGAGTGCGATGTCCGGCTGACCGCGGACGGTCACCTCGTGTGCGTCCACGACCGCCGCATCGACCGTACGTCCAACGGCCGCGGCGCGGTCTCCGCCCTGGAGCTCGCCGATCTCGCCGCTCTGGACTTCGGCTCCTGGAAATACCGCGGGTCACTGCACCACCGGGACGAGGAGCCCGACTGGGTGCACCGCCCGGAGGACCCGGCGGAGACCTCCGTACTCACCCTGGAGCGGCTGCTCACCCTCGTCGCGGACGCCGGGCGGCGGGTGGAGCTGGCGATCGAGACCAAGCACCCCACCCGATGGGCCGGACAGGTGGAGGAGCGGCTGCTGACGCTCCTGAAGCGGTTCGGGCTGGACGCTCCGGCCGCGCCGGAGGAGTCCGCGGTACGCGTCATGAGTTTCTCGGCGCGCTCCCTGCAGCGCGTCCGGGCGGCCTCGCCGGCGCTGCCGACCGTCTATCTGATGCAGTTCGTGTCGCCCCGGCTGCGCGACGGGCGGCTGCCCGTGGGTGTCCGGATCGCGGGCCCCTCGATCCGGATCGTGCGCAGTCACCCGTTGTTCGTCGAGCGGCTGAAGCGGGCCGGCCATCAGGTGCATGTGTGGACCGTGAACGAGCCCGCGGACGTGGATCTCTGCGTTGACCTGGGCGTCGACGCCATCATCACCAATCGCCCGCGCGCGGTGCTGGACCAGCTGGGTCGCTGA